The genomic stretch ttaatttccatcttaaattCTTGGTTGTTTGCTTGTTCtacactcttgtttgaatttccttGCTTTGGTTACAATTGAAAactcaactcaaaacccccctttttatttacttgttgttattgttgtcacaattgttctaagtACTCTTTTAAAttcactattgcaaaacccatcttctcttgggttcgatccctagCTTGCTAttatactagtttataattagtgctaattagtgtgtttagtggtatataaattgttaatttggccgtctttaagtgcgacattttaggcgtgtcagGCGGCTACAATAACtctcaaatttgctatttctgATGCTCTCAACAGGGGTTATATACACTACTTGAGGCAAGTACGGACTGTTTAAATTTGGTATACCAGATTATTGGTGGCTTATAAGACCTGGTGCAGGAAGCGGAGCTTATTTTAAGATGtatttatagttttttttttttttggaaaagaaGTGCATTAAATGAAAGAAAGGACAGAGTCCAAGGTTCAGTACATCACGGGGGCGGGTCGGGGGAGAGCGGCGTAAAAGCCAAAAGTAAATCCGAGTTACATAGTTCACTAGCTTATTTTTCGCTATTTCTCCATTAGTCAGTGTCCTAGGACTCTTAATAAAcgcaaaatctcatttgtgacggcacgtatccgtcactttggagtgacggatactattttctctcacaaatgacccaaatagaggagagaggaaagcacatgggggtgcccccaccttgttccccctatccgttttgtgagtggcattatccgtcacttgctccgacccgtcttcagcaagactaattgtttaATAAAAATGCACATTTCATGGCTAAATCAGTTATGATTTAGGTAAACTTACTTTTTCACTCcgaccaaaaataaaaaaaaaattacgatGGAGGAtgtgattatatatatatatatatatatatatatatatgggaacCATTAACATGGAGGAACCTTATCTTACACATTCCCTAGAGGTAACTAGAGTTACCATCTAGATTAAGATTACTCTTTAACCACACACCTAAGGTAACAAGAGTTACCGTTCTCCATCCAAACCCAAGTACGTTACATAATTAACAAACATTTTATTGGAATGGAAATGCATACAAGAAGTGCTAAATCAGATTAGCATCTtctatgataataataataatataatattagaCAAAGCTGCAGAGCTTAGTTGTTGGGCTTGCCTTCAACTTTCTCGTTAAGAGCACAGCACCTTGAGCATCCGTTATATCCATGATGTCCACAGCATCCATAATTACAGCCTCCATGTCCACCACCACCGCCGTActgtccaccaccaccaccatggtgTCCACCACCGCCGTACTGTCCTCCACCACCGTACTGTCCGCCGCCGCCACCGTACTGTCTGCCGCCGCCACCGTACTGTCCGCCGCCACCACCGTACTGTCCACCATATTTGGCATCTTCAACGCCTTTTACTTCTTTGTCAGCTGCAAGTGTGATTAAGTGCAAAAATTTAACGTTACTCCCTTGACCTAAATCTCCAATTTGCTTTTACGTAATACTTAACTAATATGTTAGTAGTATTATTTAATTGTTGAAAATGTTGTTAATTCCCACAGTATATTTTATACTCGCAATTTTTAACATATGTACAGTTAAAGTTAGAAATTTGACCTttagaaaataaatgagacacTTGGAGCTAGGAGATGAATAGAGACTAGTATTTTGTAAGACCATTATGTATACATAAAATTGAAATGAGTATACATAATGATCGATTTTGCATGCATGCATACATACATTTTGTTGTAAGCTAGCAGTTATCCTCGATTTTTACTACAGACACGAAATGTCTAGATATGAGAAACTCAATGATGGTGAACTACATAAACATAGTTTTATAATAGAGGGTGAAGTAATGTGCTCGTGTTTCGACACAATTTAGCACTAGTATTCCATGATAACCAATAATATCGAGTAATAATATACAGTATCAAACTTGTTAATTAACTATCGATTTGTTTACTAAATGTATGTATGCATGCATGCAAAATAATGATCGATGAACGTAAAAAAGCTCACCATCAGTGCTGGTTTCAGCTAAGTCACGAGCTGTAACTTTAGAAGAGACGAGGAAAGCAACGACTAGAAAACCGAACAAAAGAAAAGACTTAGAAACCATTTTCAGCATATAAGAAGAAGATGTATAAAAGAGTGTGGTGTTATGACTTATGAATTTGGAGTAAGATTAACAGCTTCCTTTTATAGGCAAATTGCACGGTATCAAGTTGCTCCTTCACACTCTTTTGGATTATGTGTCGGGGGGATAGATTATAGGAAGGAGACGTAACTCATATCTCTATACTTGATAGCGTACTGGGGTTGTACTGTACGTGTTACTTGTGTGGTTGGTTGTTACAGATTTCGTCAATAATATCACTGCAAGTGGCAGGTTATGAGGGACCTAAGTCATTAAATTCTCATTTAGACGGGTTAAGAGCCTCCACAATGGTAAGCAACAATCCTACTCGCTTAACTCTCCACATCACATTTTTGAGTTAAACACTTTTAAGCTACAAACTTTCCCAATGGTTAAGTATAAGAGTTGTTCTTAAATTGACTTATATACATTTATTTAATTGGACATATCTCTTTTGTGGGTCCATTTGAGCTACTACTACATGGAGCTAGTTGCTCAAACTAAAATGGTTTCATGTGAAGCTTCTAAATGGTTGAAAGAACTAAACAAACTTTTAAATTTAGTTGTTCTCCTTTTGttcaaccattggagatgctctaagtatcctcttgtaaaataaataaggcactgttcttttggactgaaacaaATTTGatctcaatcaatcaatcaacttatagaTCTCAATTGAATCAACTAagcttataggatctcgaatcaacttataggatctcgaatcaatcaatttattggatctcgaatcaacttataagatctcgaatcaatcaacgtataggatctgaactaaactgaacttatagtattgatctgatctgaactgaacttataagatctaaagtgaacttaaattaagtgactttaagtccaaaagaacatggcttAAGACAATAATAGAATACATAGAAAAAAGTAAATGATTTGTCGTAACTGCCCATATGAGATGAAATATGACCCGCCTTTTGCTGGCTCATTAATACTCCATTTTTGAAGACTATTCTTGCGATGATTTGGATATATGCGATAATGTCCTGTGTGAATTTTTCTTGTGCGGGCCGGGATAATTTATTACTCATGTCGGCTAACAAAACGAGTATAGATCATGTAATTTTCCACAAAACGTCCTGCTTGTGACGGGTTaattccgtcacaagctgaatacCCTCACAAAAGGAGAGGACAAGGTGAACTTCCACGTGtcttccccactcacctctcatgggtattttgtgagagaaaatggtatccgtcgaAAGCTCGACGGATATCAACGACGAAATTTTGTGAATTTTCCAAGTCTACAAAGTTCCGACTTATAAATCCGTCCAAAATCTTTTGGTCCTTATCCCGGGGAAAAAATATCAAGTTAGCTTGGCTCGTGGTCAAGCTAAATCCGCCACCAATCACCTCTAAAATATTTATATAAGACAATTTTGATCTTACTTATTTCAAAAATTCTACCGTTCTCCCGGAGGACGGTGTGTGAGGAGTACCGTCCTCCGGGAGGACGGTAGAATTACTCTACTTATTTATACAATGGTTTTAATACACCTAAGACATTATTTATTATCTTGTCATATACTCCCGCCGTCCCGGTCAATAgttatttatttccttttgtgGGTCATTTTTCATGTACATGTAAGGTTAAGTGATTTGTGTGATCCAAATTCACTCATATTTATTTTCTTAATCTTTTTGCTAAAAGCAAAAAATAACTATTAATCGAGACGGATAATCTTTTGCTAAAAGCAGGTATTAATTATGGTATAATTTACGCATAATCaatatatatctatctatattaataaaggaagcttttttcgagcgattacagagagtccaagttttgcatattacataaataaataaatatcaatTTTAAAATAAAGAACATAGCTTGCTCAACAACTCACCGAAGATATATTTAATATATATGCGTTTTAGTTGGATGCAAACTCAAAAAAGATTAAATTATGAATAATTAAAATCAAACTAAACTGTATAACcttatactatatatatatatatacatgctTCATCATCTATTTGGCATCAAAATTTGCACGTACATTATATTGCTATAATTTCTTATTGTGGTCTATatgatttaatttttttttgttgattgttgatttacATACACCATCCGACTTTTTGTGGAGCTTTGTTATAAATTGGCTTATGATTTGCAGGAATTGCAAAGCATGTGATCAAGATGGAAGGATAATCATAAAACCATATGTATATAATCAAGATTTGTTAAGGTATTTCTTTCCTGTTAAACGCCCTTGAAATTTATAATTTAGTATCATTATTGTCTTCTTATCTGCCATGACTGCCAATATCAACAATCAATCAATGACAAAGAAAACGTTTATCTacaactttttattttattttgtattcAATGATCAAAACGAATAGTTTTGTATATATGGTCTAATAATGAAATATATTATCTTATTACCTCTTCTTTCAGGTTGTTAGACAAGTTCGTCGTAAGTTGGCACCAGGTAACATATCATTATTTTGTTACATTTATCATACTACTACGCATTGAATTGCTACGTATGTATATCATATTGTTAGGATATTGACCTACGTCTTCGTAGTATAGTTGATATGAATTCGGAACTAACTTGCTATTGTTTGTACATATACACAGCACTAATTCTAAGCTCAAGGTAAATCATATAAGAAGCGTGGGAATGGGTCTTTGATGATCGTACTTAATTAACGCACAGAACGCTATTGAGTATTGGGTGGAGGATCCAATGAACTGATATCCGAGATCTATAATCGTTCAGAGTCTATCATAGAAATAGCTTCTATGAAGACAGTTAGCATCCGAATACTCACAACTCCAGTTTGTTTCACTTTCTCCCCAAAATCTCCTTAATATATTTATACGGAGTATATCTTTGTTTTCTGATAATACTTAGGACTATGACTATTTTCTATTAATACGGTCAAATTGGTCAGTATAGATTGTATTGTATGGAACACGACTAGCAATTTAACAGGCTAACCACGCTAGCTAACAAGCTCTTTATGGGCCTTATGGCAAGTACACTAGCAAGTGAATAACCTCAATGAGTCAATTCATTCTTTTTTATCTATAAAAAGAAAACTAAGATATAGGCTACCCAGCCCTATTAGGAGCATAATCAGTTAATCCCATTCAATTAAGAGGCAAGGTAATCTCTCCTTGAATGACGGAACGCATAGCTATTCTAATCTTTTTTTAACATATATTATGCAACGTGAtaaatacgagtgtaattctatAAGAGAGTCCTTATTTTTATCAAACAATGACTAATATGTAGTCTATCTATTAATATTGTACTTGGTATCCCTTTTTTTTTGGCGAAAAGATCTTTTTAGAGTTTTGATTTTATTTGAAATCTTATTGATACAAGTTCTCGAGTCATCAAAAACTAAAATATCCGAGTTTCATAAGACTATATGCTCATGCAAACATACATTATTAGTAATAAATACTACTTATTCTAAAATTATTTTAGTTATTACTCCATATAGAAACTTACCGGGTAAATACATACCGTAGATATTTTCTATAACAATCTAATTTCGCCTTAAATGAAAAAAGAATAGCCATTATTTTAATCTTATGCTCATATTCGATTTATTTTGTCATTCTATTTAATGGAATAGTCACGCACCAATGAGGACACGGCCCCTCCCATGGCCCCTTGATAAAAATACTTCATAGTGACGTCATGAGTTCGTGCAAGTAGTTAAATTCTCGTTCAGTCTCCAAGGAGAGTTAGTAGATCGCCAAAAGTGTACCCTCTGTCtcggttatttgtttacctttgatttggcaaaaagattaaggaaagaataggaaatttgtttacctttaatttggCAAAAGATCAAGAAAAGAGTAGGGGACCAATTATTAGATGGCAAGTAAGACTAAATTGAGCGGATGATTAAATTACTAATGAATGCATTCCGCAAATAGAAAGTAAACAATTGACGGAGACACTCCAAAATAAaaataggtaaataaataacCATAATGGGGGGAGTAATATATAGTCAATTATGTGAATACCTATGGATTTTCATGCATATATAGTTCAAGCTTTAAATTAAGTGGTTTTGGGGAATAAGAACGAATAAGAGTGCATGTGCATGGAGTGAAGGAAATTTTGACTATGAGCCAAGACGTTACAATAATAAGATTTTGTGTATGTATATATACTACCTAGATATTAAGTTTTAGCCGATTTACATCTGAATCAAGTCCAGTTTAAAGAAACAATACTATAAAGATGTAATTCTTAGTCCGAGCATATATAAATGTAGATTATTTTTGAACAATTATACATAGTCTAACTTTATAAATGGCTTTTAAACATTAATAGAGTCAAAAGTTTTATAAATTGCTAAGtttaatatttaaaaaattaTAACTAAGTCAATAAAGGTATCTATATTCTCATTTACAAACACAtcatacaatatatatatatagaacttACGGTTTTAATTTACTCTTTTATACGTTTAAGTTTCTATAAAAAGAGCATGTTAGGGAGAATATAAGAGTCTAACTGTAAATCTATTAGAAAAGTTATTTTTTTGTGGTAAGATAAAAAAAGGAGAATAATTTTTTTAAAGACTCTACTTAacggcccgtgcatcgcacgggcattaaatctagtatatatataaaagaggcttttttcaggcaattctagagtctCCAACTATTCTAAAACACCTAAataattttaaattaaattaataaattaatattattaaaactaaatcttaaaattattttaaaaattaaaaataaatcttaaaAGATAGAGAATTTGATAAGATGTCATATTTTAGTGAGTTAAAATTCTACATTAACTTAAATTGGCTATCTAAAATAGataatataaaaatattttagtTATAGAATTTTACAGCTACTAAAGTCTATCCTATATAACAATAgtattatatacggagtattatattaGTTAAATAATAGAACAAGAGGAATTTAGTTCAAACTTGAATTGTGTTTAGGCCTATAAAAGAGACAATATTCAACGTCCAATGGAGTTGAATTCCATTTAATTTCATGTTATTTCTTTAATGGCTTTTTTGCCTGGCTGCTTTTTCTTATATGCCagatttactcttttttttttaataatatttacATGTATAATATATATTGCCATTAATTAATTTCTATGTTAATAATGTGTCGTAGATTCTAAAATTGATTATCTACTCTTATGTAGGAGTAGAGATTCAAGTAGGGGTAGATTGAAGATTTGTCAAATCCTCACCCGTCTCTGCATGTTGTGCCAAAATTAAACCATCTTGCATGCGTTCATCATTGGACATTCATTTGAATTTATGATTTCTAATTAATTTACTTTCATGTTATATCTGTAGAAAATTAATCATTGAAGAACACAAGGATTTATATAGTTGTCAATTTTAAGAAAATACGAGAGGTATTCGTTTTCTATTATTTGTGTTGTTAGTTTGTATGTTCCCTATTATTATTTCTTATCTATTTCCCGGTTGAACTAACAAGCTTTTTTTGTATTCAGATGTAATGAACTTGATGTAACAAGTATTCAAAGTTTGATTATTATACATAAATTGGGTCTTAAACCTCTCATCAAACATTTATTATTGTGTGAGGCGGTCTCATATTATAAGACGGGGGAAcaaattttttatatttttaggcAGATTTGATATGAATACTTCCATTTCTCAGAAACTAATGGAAATATACAGGGTATTGCAACAAAAAAGCTAAAGGGCATGGTAGTCGATGCGACCGCCTTTCCCCATTGGAGCATCTTCCACATTCATGTTTTCCGTTCGTTGAAGCTCAATGGATTACTTAGCTTCATGTTTTAAGATCCATCGTTAATCCACTATAACGTTGTGGATCGGAACCCAATTATATAAGGGGTACTGTGTTGCATGTTAATTATTAGAtgtaaattaatatttttaaactAATATTTTTAAACTAAATTTATAAGGTTTTAATTTTTCCAAAATAAAGTTATAGGAGCTGAACTTATACAGTAAGCTCTAAACTAAATTTATAGAAAATAGGTATGAATTAAACTTCTGAACTGAACCTACATAAAATGGATATGCATCGACTGAATTTTCAGAACTAAACTTATATATTGTATTTGAATTGAACATATAAGATCTGAATTTCATGAAATGAATTTAAAGAATCTAAATTTTTCTAAACTGAATTGTTGTAAGAAGGAAACGTATTGTCATATCGTAATTGGACTTGCCAAAGTCAAGCCAAACGGTTCAATGTATACTTGAGAGTGTGACATGAGGCATCCAAGTAATCTAACTATCCAATTGTCCAGCTTGATATGAAGCATCAATTTCTTTAGGCGATTTTACGTTGTACGGAGCATAAGCTTTAAATTAATGGAATTTCATACGTATCTACTCGACTACTCCATAGTTAGTCATTTAAAATGACATGCTTACGACTTTATCGGGTCAACTTTATTATTCACCATCCGAGGCTGTATGCATTGTAATCTTTAGATATGCACAAAATTGAACATCGTCAAACAGGAATTTTGCACCGGGATACGCATACGCACCAAAGATATTGTTGTACATAAGTAACATTTTTCCGTAACTTTACCGGTTAAATTATCTTATATACATGTATGCGGGTTAACGAGTTGATGATATAACGGTTTATAGATTGGAGGAACTCTACATATTACTATCAAAAACAGGCCGAATATAACTTGCTCTCTTATATATAGTAGATGGAGCCTATATATATAAGGTgtatatataataaaataatgttATAGTGTTTGGGTTGGTTTcaattatacattatttatatttattttgagtTTTTTACCCATTAAAACTCATACGAagtatttgcatttttttttaaaCCTAGAGTGTAAAATCATTAATATTAACCAACAAGACAATCAGCTATCTCGGGCAACAACTATTATCGGtaaaatattatatggatgttaattaatatttataattgtGAACACCGCTTAAAATGGTAAAAAAGTTCCACAACAATTAAAGGAGAATCAAATttgaaacccgtgcaacgcacgggcacaaaatctagttatGGTATAGTTTACTCCTAGGCATGATATTCTATTATATATCGGCCCAAACCCAGGGGGCCTAGCACCGGCCCGGCTATACTGTAATCCACCGTTGTGTatatggcccacagatcaacacgggtctttTTAGCGTATTTTATCCTCACTCATGCGAATCCCGGGAATCTTCCCAGAAGGTCATTTATCCTAAAATTACTCTCAGCCAGGCACGCTTAACTGTGGTCTATGGAACtctttcgcatggataaccagaaaaaaAAGTGCACTTTGCTGATACGAGTAGTaatttcaatccctttaagcactagtcagattttaagcctatcactgaacCTCTTTAAGGCGGATATCCCACCCAAATAACGTCTTCAATTAAGTAGAGTATTACAGTTACGAGAATGTGATTCTATATAAGCATAGTTGGTTAACGATTAGTAGGAAGAAAACCAGCGGCTTAATATATCATTCTATTTCAGTATCTTAAAGTATGTCTATCCACATAATCAATATAATTCTTCACAAGAGTAAAATATTATTCTATATCTTTAAAACTGAAATCAGACTTTTGTTTATTCGACACTATTTTTCAGACTCATCAAAATTCTCAATGATAATATAGGAGACTCATTTAACCTACTTGTTACACACACAAAATACTATTATTGGGTCTTAAGTTGGGTCTTAATTTACAAGACCCAATTTAAGACTTAATTACAAACTCAACACTTTTATACTAGTATGTTAATTTTAATCATTATTTGGACTTTTATTAAATCTTTCCAATTTTATTTGTTTGCTACAGAGAAAAAgattgtacatcagatgtattACATCATACTTAAtgactttttgagtttttgtgtatttttttcgagtactaatgtgacacccttaaatctagccttaattaaattacgtaaatcctacagaaaaactggtaggatatgtttgtaaatggttcaactagataaaacctgcaatttcaaaaaattttcttcctaaaccattcacaaccaatccaactcaagaagagtgtcaaaacattcccagaagcgggtgccaaaacctgcaatgctaacaaTCTAACTTACTTACACcgctaaaggtaataaaatacataatgatacaacccaaattagaaaagggagacatatgtcccttcaaattatatacaaaaccaaaagttgaaaggttatatacataaccaaaagataaaaggtttctacaaaagaaagccaaactaggtccaaggttccttgctcactagctcgtcctcgtgaccccaactaagcatcaacaactcacaatcgcattttatacaaacacgaaagccacaattcagtgggagtaacttcgagtcctcccgataccacgaatcgtcaaaattaatgtaacatgtagtaaaacatgtaaactatGTGATAATGAATTCAATTATCAATCATTCTAACATAagagccctaaactgaccaaactaaactaacatgtgaaacatttaacaaattgtaatccaaactctatcaaccatagccggcttgcatctcaccttctatgattcatagaatcatcaaacaagaaaaggcaatatatcaaagacaggcataagttcttagcaccgtcaatagtcactttgtaactcgagtctataccacgaggtagggaaggtaatcgaaccgttatcttggctcagcggttaatattaataaaacatggccaagagacaacacaaccctagcctaaaatctgccttgagacctagacatgcggatacacaccaccgcacccaagacccacaacttttttaaaacaaagtgaagtgagtaccctaaggacaccaccgaagggttggctagtacttaagtgaccacttactatcaaaataagtaatcgaggtcatgccccaacttggataaacatccactagtcggGAACACAAAaagctatcaagcagtgaacatatactcgtcaaagactataaagacctatctatgatgaaggccgaagtactcacctagtcccagctagtcccagcttgaataccttagcccacaccacacacgactcaccacacaagtcaattaagacacccacttaaccataagagggcaaaaagtcccacttaccaacatgaattctaacattctatcatgtgaaaggctatataattgtctattcagcatacaaatccaacggtgtcctcaataagaattcaatactaacttccaattctagcaattttaacaatattaaaggctttaggggaatctagggccattactacaaaataaaaagctatttaaattcaactaactaaataagaagctatttaaattcaactaactacacatgtgaaatagaaatataataaatggcctaaagcaataaaaaggccgattatctaattcattcaaccgaatttttacccgcaaccccccactgcggcagtgcgggtcaaattgcggctgaccaatcactcaattaactgacatcgcatcagttaaagggactaaggctcagttttcggcacaatcaacaaaacattacaattatccctatacaattcattctgagcctattatttacaaattcattttgtaaactatcctaacatgtgataactattaatataagcctagttttaccattaacataatttttatttcttatatgattcaattcccaaagtgtactcatactaactatgtcattaataaaccttaaatgacaaattttgcatggaaaaccgcgaaacaagcaacgaaccgacccgggccaaccgtgggctagccgtgggcctgccacgggcctaccggcctgctgcccgtccctctacaccaccatttttttccatttttgtttagtaaaagaccgtttgaacattaattaatcgttcccaattcaactttgttaatttaaactagcaaaaggcataaattaaacatgcatgcaacaaattttacatgtgaaaactactattcaaacaaaaatcacccaacata from Silene latifolia isolate original U9 population chromosome 2, ASM4854445v1, whole genome shotgun sequence encodes the following:
- the LOC141642751 gene encoding uncharacterized protein LOC141642751; its protein translation is MLKMVSKSFLLFGFLVVAFLVSSKVTARDLAETSTDADKEVKGVEDAKYGGQYGGGGGQYGGGGRQYGGGGGQYGGGGQYGGGGHHGGGGGQYGGGGGHGGCNYGCCGHHGYNGCSRCCALNEKVEGKPNN